A genomic region of Miscanthus floridulus cultivar M001 chromosome 3, ASM1932011v1, whole genome shotgun sequence contains the following coding sequences:
- the LOC136541898 gene encoding uncharacterized protein isoform X3 has protein sequence MRQAGGRGGPAPVCSDPGPTMVKTTAGQRRLPPVPVCSPLPATNELSAGIASSMDNEANVFDEMETRVTAMSSLPPRASVHCSLSSVTRSRHFVRPWLSAHSGIFSSSGWQRRLKARLTPGVLHPPPSGARYYSCRGWPSRRRRHQFLPHPREHTTPFSLAT, from the exons ATGCGCCAGGCCGGAGGCCGCGGCGGGCCGGCACCAGTCTGCAGCGATCCGGGCCCGACGATGGTGAAGACCACAGCTGGACAGCGCCGGCTGCCTCCTGTTCCCGTGTGCTCGCCGTTGCCAGCGACCAATGAACTCAGTGCCGGCATCGCCAGTTCCATGGATAATGAAGCcaatgtgtttgatgaaatggaaACAAG AGTAACAGCAATGTCATCGCTGCCGCCACGTGCATCTGTGCACTGCTCGCTAAGCTCAGTGACAAGGTCGCGACATTTTGTGCGGCCGTGGCTCTCGGCGCACTCCGGGATCTTCTCGAGCAGCGGGTGGCAACGACGCCTGAAG gcaagactaacaccaggggtgttacacccaCCTCCAAGCGGGGCGAGGTACTACTCATGCAGAGGATGGCCATCGCGCCGTCGGCGGCACCAGTTTCTTCCACATCCAAGGGAGCATACGACACCATTTTCACTGGCAACTTGA
- the LOC136541898 gene encoding uncharacterized protein isoform X1, with protein MRQAGGRGGPAPVCSDPGPTMVKTTAGQRRLPPVPVCSPLPATNELSAGIASSMDNEANVFDEMETRVTAMSSLPPRASVHCSLSSVTRSRHFVRPWLSAHSGIFSSSGWQRRLKTVSTTLVTRSVLTSRINRSTLNKASSSVNSMGALRPSSFPAKASFTVAPRPGCPAPPRRRFSGRV; from the exons ATGCGCCAGGCCGGAGGCCGCGGCGGGCCGGCACCAGTCTGCAGCGATCCGGGCCCGACGATGGTGAAGACCACAGCTGGACAGCGCCGGCTGCCTCCTGTTCCCGTGTGCTCGCCGTTGCCAGCGACCAATGAACTCAGTGCCGGCATCGCCAGTTCCATGGATAATGAAGCcaatgtgtttgatgaaatggaaACAAG AGTAACAGCAATGTCATCGCTGCCGCCACGTGCATCTGTGCACTGCTCGCTAAGCTCAGTGACAAGGTCGCGACATTTTGTGCGGCCGTGGCTCTCGGCGCACTCCGGGATCTTCTCGAGCAGCGGGTGGCAACGACGCCTGAAG ACTGTGAGCACTACGTTGGTGACCAGGAGTgttttgacgagcaggatcaacaggagcactttgaacaag GCGAGTTCTTCGGTGAACTCCATGGGTGCTCTTCGTCCTTCATCATTCCCGGCTAAGGCGAGCTTCACTGTGGCACCTCGTCCCGGATGCCCTGCACCACCCCGCCGCCGCTTCTCTGGGCGGGTCTGA
- the LOC136541898 gene encoding uncharacterized protein isoform X2, with protein sequence MRQAGGRGGPAPVCSDPGPTMVKTTAGQRRLPPVPVCSPLPATNELSAGIASSMDNEANVFDEMETRVTAMSSLPPRASVHCSLSSVTRSRHFVRPWLSAHSGIFSSSGWQRRLKTVSTTLVTRSVLTSRINRSTLNKVRIASRELAVGVPGCLFLAQSQTDRVGPLCMRQ encoded by the exons ATGCGCCAGGCCGGAGGCCGCGGCGGGCCGGCACCAGTCTGCAGCGATCCGGGCCCGACGATGGTGAAGACCACAGCTGGACAGCGCCGGCTGCCTCCTGTTCCCGTGTGCTCGCCGTTGCCAGCGACCAATGAACTCAGTGCCGGCATCGCCAGTTCCATGGATAATGAAGCcaatgtgtttgatgaaatggaaACAAG AGTAACAGCAATGTCATCGCTGCCGCCACGTGCATCTGTGCACTGCTCGCTAAGCTCAGTGACAAGGTCGCGACATTTTGTGCGGCCGTGGCTCTCGGCGCACTCCGGGATCTTCTCGAGCAGCGGGTGGCAACGACGCCTGAAG ACTGTGAGCACTACGTTGGTGACCAGGAGTgttttgacgagcaggatcaacaggagcactttgaacaag GTCAGAATAGCTAGCCGAGAGCTAGCTGTTGGAGTCCCCGGCTGCCTATTCCTGGCTCAAAGCCAGACAGATCGTGTAGGCCCTCTCTGCATGAGGCAATAA